The genomic interval CAAAAGCTGGCTCATGTTCCCGTTATTCATAAGCTGTACAACAACAAGTTCACTCTTCATGACTACAAGCTGCTAATGGAAAACATCCGCCAACAGGTCATTGACGGTTCGCAGTGGATTGCTCGTGCTGCCTCGTATATCGCGATAGAGCATATCGATCTCCGTTCGACGTTCATTGCCCATGCGCGCGATGAGCATCGTGATTTTCAAATACTTGAGCGCAACTACGTCGCCATCGGCGGGGACCTAGCACACATTCAATCAGGCGAAAAAAATATTGGCAGTGAAGCATTGTCAGCTTATTTGTTCCAGCGTGCTAGCCGCGAGAATCCCGTTGATCTCATTGGCGCTATGTGGATTATAGAGGGACTTGGATGCCGTATGGCGCGTTACTGGGGCGAAATGATTCGCGATCAGCTTGGGCTTAGCGATGAAGAAGTGTCGTTCCTGCTTTATCATAGCGACTCTGATGAGAAGCACTTCGAAAGGCTCGAGGCAGTCGTCCAGCATCCGATGCTCACTGCGGAGATCGCAGGACGAATAGTGAAAACTGCAAAAACGACGGCGCGCTTATACTTGCTGCAATTAGAGGAGCTGGGCAATGTATGAGCAAAACTGATTATTTTCATCAAATGCCGCATGACAAAAACGATCCCAATCCGTTTCTAGCCATCTTTATGGATCAGAGCATTCCCTTCAATGAAGAGGCCAAGGCTGCTTACCTCAAGGATTGCTCTAGCAGATCACGGCAGTTTCTGCTGCCCGTACTGCGTCCTTTTGCGAGATTAATGATTATAGTTCTTCAGGTTTACAAAATAATCGTACCTAAGGCACTCACCTCATCCCGGCTGCTGCACCGCGTCCTGCATTTCGGAATGAAAACCTTCGTAAGCCCAGATGCTAATTATATGATTTTGCGCCACTTCTATCTTGGCTCTGAGGTGCTTGGCTTCATTCGTGATAATGTGCCTGACGTTCAGATTGAGATGAACCCGCTCAAACCAACCAATCTGGAGCCGGTAAAAGATGATCTTTTTCTCATTCATGATCTCAATTTATACAACTTCGTCATCAATCTTAATCGCGAGCTGCGTCACAAAGGAATTGAGGTTACAAAGCAGGATCGGCTTAACTTTAACGCCATCACATCAGAGCCTCTGCCTATTGAGCAAATGCCAAATCGCTGGACCAATTTTATGGATTTGACGACTGCCATTGAATGCTTCACCCCTGTCTATCAAATGTTTCTAACCGATAATGACTTCTGGCGTGCGACTAACTCCCTTCAGCTGGATGAAACGATTGGCATCCTTGCTTCCAAAATTATCGGCAGCAACGACCGACTGGCGCTTATAAACAACAAACATCCCATGGTGCCGCTCACGACGCTTAAAGCAGGCTTTCGACTCGTACTGCATGGCCTAGCGACAGAGCAGCTGCACGCGCTGCTCGTTGAGCTTAAGCTTAAACAGCAGCAGCATATCGGCTGATCACACCATGAACAAAAAGAAGGCAATCACGCCCACTGCGTGATTGCCTTCTCTCTTTCATGCTGCTATTGACGAACTACAGTAAAACCTTTCTTCTCCAGCAGTGGAACGAGACCGTTCTCGCCGAGCATATGTGCAGCTCCTACGACTACGAAATATGATTTTTTTGTCGTGTCATTCAAGTAACCCGTTATTTTCTCAACCATTGGAGCATTGCGGTCAGTAAGCAGCGCTTTATTAAGCTCCGCATTCGAAGAGGCTGATTTCGTCAGTTCGAGCAGCTGCTCCTCATTTCCGGTAACCCACATTTTCGTAAGATCTTCAATCCCTGATACTTCTGCAAAATAGTTCTCAATAGAGCCTTTCAGCATTTCTTCTTGCAGTTTGTCTGAAAAATTATTGAACATATTAAGCTGGTATTCGATCGATTCGAGCTCTAGAATTGGCTTCTTGTTCTCCAGCGACTGCTGCAAGAAATGGGCATCAATCCCTATGCCTGAATCATAACCTTCTTTTGCTGAGCTAAGATAATCCACAGTAGACGAAACGCTCCAAGGCTTATAGGTATCCAGCGTATTTTCCGGTAAACCGTTCTCCTTCAAAATCTCGCCAAGCTTCTTGTAAGAATCAGCTGAGATATGATCTTTAAGCGTTGTATTATCCTTCAATACGCTTAAATCAAGCACTTGCTTTTGCACCTTCTCATCATTCATCTTCGAAATATCAGCCTCTACAACCAAATAGTCGGATGCATCATAAGCTTTTTGAATTTCAGAGCGCAAAGGGTACATCGCTTTGTTCGCAATATGAATCGAACCCAGCAAATATACGGTGCTGCCGTCCTTTTCTACTTTCCAAAGGAAACCTTTACTTGGCTCATTCTCTTTAAGAGAAACAGAGCGCTGCTCTTTATTCCAAGTAATTTCATAACCTGATGCTTCACTAACCGTACGCAAAGGAATATAAACAGTTCCTTTAACGACCTTCGGCGCAGCAAGCAATCCAATTTCCGTCTCGTTAGCCATTGCCCCTAAGTTGTCGATTTGGAATAAAAGGGTTAGTCCTTGCTTCTTGCCTGAAATGACTTTATTTTTCTGATCCCACGTTACTTGGAAATCAAGCTTTTGAAGAACCGTCTTCGCAGGAACAAGAATCGTTCCCTTTTCCATCGTAGGTTGATTCTCACCAAGCTGTACCTGCTCGCCGTCTATCCATACTGAAATAGGCTTAGCCTCTGCTTGGATGTTCGTTACGAAAGAAAATAGTAGAGCTAATGATAGAAATAATGATGCAAACTTTTTCACGAATAGACCCTCTCCCTCTCATCTTAGCGGCTTCATTTCATCTACATATAAACAATAATTACCGCTCTGCCTTACATATTTTACACATTTTCACCACGCAATAGCTAGTTCGGAAAATACGAATCTAGTTTTCGTTGCTTTACATCATATTCATAACATATAATGCCTCATCTCATAGGTTAGCTGCAGCCTTTAAAAAAAGGCACCCCCTCTTGATTAGAGGGGTGCCCATGTCATTTTTGCGAATCAATTCAACGGTTTTGGTAAATAACTATGATGAGAAGGAATAACCCAAAAATCGATCCGCATTTTTTAGACTTATCCATATATCCGGACTTTCGCCGCCTACGTACCAGTAAGCTAGTCCAGCAAGCTTGCTTTTTACAGCCAGCTTATATTTTTCGGTTAACGAACGCCCGTCCTCGACCCATATTTTATGCTGTATACCGTTCTTCATATATGCAGCTGTGTACTGCCCGATTTTGGCGTCCCATAAAGGCCTGATTCCATATTTACTAATGATCGCATTCTGCTCGCTAAACGAAATAAATGCAGAGGACTCAACGCTGCCGTCCTTCTTTAAATCCCAATCACGGTTATAGAAAGGCACGCCCAGTATTACCTTTTGGCTTGGCACCAATTTAAGAAGCTTATTCACAGCCGCTTCATCAAAACCTATAGAGGCATTGGAGCCCGCTTCCGAGCCGTCTCCCCAGTGCTCATCATAGCCCATCAATACGATATAATCGGCTAATTTCCCAAGCGCAGCAAAATCAAAAGCATCTGTCCAATCCGTTCCCCGGTCGGGAGATACATCAAGCGACAGCGTAACGTTCAAGAGCTTCATTTTTTTGGACAGCTCCGTGATGAAGGCGGTCAAAGCTGCTCGATCCTGAGGCGCAACATTTTCAAAATCAATATTGAGTCCGTCCAGCTTATACT from Paenibacillus sp. FSL K6-3182 carries:
- a CDS encoding TraB/GumN family protein, producing the protein MKKFASLFLSLALLFSFVTNIQAEAKPISVWIDGEQVQLGENQPTMEKGTILVPAKTVLQKLDFQVTWDQKNKVISGKKQGLTLLFQIDNLGAMANETEIGLLAAPKVVKGTVYIPLRTVSEASGYEITWNKEQRSVSLKENEPSKGFLWKVEKDGSTVYLLGSIHIANKAMYPLRSEIQKAYDASDYLVVEADISKMNDEKVQKQVLDLSVLKDNTTLKDHISADSYKKLGEILKENGLPENTLDTYKPWSVSSTVDYLSSAKEGYDSGIGIDAHFLQQSLENKKPILELESIEYQLNMFNNFSDKLQEEMLKGSIENYFAEVSGIEDLTKMWVTGNEEQLLELTKSASSNAELNKALLTDRNAPMVEKITGYLNDTTKKSYFVVVGAAHMLGENGLVPLLEKKGFTVVRQ